A genomic window from Salvia hispanica cultivar TCC Black 2014 chromosome 5, UniMelb_Shisp_WGS_1.0, whole genome shotgun sequence includes:
- the LOC125189666 gene encoding uncharacterized protein LOC125189666, translated as MDDVQASLDSTTPWIGMYVAAASAVCTLAMAAVWYNQNPREAEIETIAQAFELMDYTTAEQDSLDSPMPWIGMYIAAASAVCTLAMAADAFNGLRSKKYWLPCKYFSLNSFSLTLLAVAMKLPVDLTSLEMTAIDIFARISSLVLMSTAMNNFMTSLGSTENNDNMHSARPMLNVLQSQRSAYTAIMLLFLAALCSVSLMVPGVGLKYNEMHKSVSNRRVEWGRFSSVELENIVKAYWVMAATSSPQFVHARSAISSISGLLCVFAALFFVSVWIEKLDFQYDAGLIKKLEIIGVAMGTIAPLLKWFVALWFKISETERKSFRDEVKVDKYWTWRLVEWRDRSLPSQLQNRVCKKLLRNANRKPVSVGAHVGFNQYVLLLEGEPQLPSKILNNICNKADKLIKVGEKKQPKDLIQILNRFSNFNGVGRFDSTQIPSLHTQEPPNCWSLPVLTLTAISIALHNIDDENANQLLVCISEGLPIVKLIEETLDRSGVR; from the exons ATGGATGATGTGCAAGCATCACTTGATTCAACAACGCCATGGATAGGCATGTACGTTGCAGCAGCTTCTGCCGTCTGCACACTTGCAATGGCGGCCG TGTGGTACAACCAAAATCCAAGAGAAGCAGAAATCGAAACAATCGCGCAAGCTTTCGAGCTCATGGATTATACTACTGCAGAGCAAGATTCACTTGATTCACCTATGCCATGGATAGGAATGTATATTGCAGCAGCTTCTGCCGTCTGCACACTTGCAATGGCGGCCGATGCTTTCAATGGCTTAAGAAGCAAAAAGTATTGGCTCCCGTGTAAGTATTTCTCTCTCAACTCTTTCTCCCTCACACTCTTAGCAGTAGCCATGAAACTACCCGTAGATCTAACAAGCTTGGAAATGACCGCCATTGACATATTTGCAAGGATTAGCAGCCTTGTTTTGATGTCAACTGCTATGAATAATTTCATGACATCATTGGGTTCTACGGAGAATAACGATAAT ATGCATAGCGCCAGACCTATGCTAAATGTGCTTCAGTCTCAACGGAGTGCATATACTGCCATCATGCTCCTCTTCCTTGCGGCGTTATGTTCTGTATCGTTGATGGTTCCAGGAGTAGGATTGAAGTATAATGAAATGCACAAATCGGTCTCAAATAGACGAGTAGAGTGGGGAAGATTTAGCAGTGTTGAACttgaaaatatagtaaaagcgTATTGGGTGATGGCTGCAACTAGCAGCCCACAGTTTGTTCACGCAAGGTCTGCCATTTCTTCTATTTCTGGGCTCTTGTGTGTTTTCGCAGCTCTATTTTTCGTAAGCGTTTGGATTGAAAAATTAGATTTTCAGTACGATGCTGGTCTCATCAAAAAGTTAGAG ATTATTGGAGTGGCAATGGGAACTATTGCTCCTCTGTTGAAATGGTTCGTTGCTTTGTGGTTCAAGATTTCTGAGACGGAACGAAAGAGCTTCAGAGATGAAGTCAAGGTTGACAAGTACTGGACTTGGAGGCTGGTCGAGTGGAGAGACAGATCACTTCCTTCTCAACTTCAAAACCGCGTATGCAAGAAGTTGCTTCGCAATGCT AATAGAAAACCTGTTTCAGTGGGAGCACATGTTGGTTTTAACCAATATGTTCTTCTACTTGAAGGTGAGCCACAATTGCCTTCTAAAATCCTCAACAACATCTGCAACAAGGCAGATAAGCTGATAAAAGTAGGCGAAAAAAAGCAGCCCAAGGATCTGATCCAAATTCTAAACAGATTTTCAAACTTCAATGGGGTGGGACGATTTGACAGCACCCAAATTCCAAGCTTACATACTCAAGAACCTCCAAATTGCTGGTCTCTGCCCGTGCTGACTTTGACAGCCATTTCAATTGCTCTGCACAACATTGATGATGAGAATGCAAACCAGTTATTGGTCTGTATTAGCGAGGGCTTGCCTATCGTGAAGCTTATCGAGGAAACACTAGACAGATCCGGAGTTAGATAG
- the LOC125189665 gene encoding uncharacterized protein LOC125189665: MAETSSPQFVLARSAISSTSGLLCLLTALVLAIILYAYFYRASTFTIRLENMSTTNYKWSVILILSIQLIGVAIGTIAPLLRWFTASRFKIAEMERKSFRDELKVQNYWTWRLVQWRDRSLTNFQVQNRVCKKLLRDALRFVLSFCIGVQILFVSAAKLVLFLSAKFVGAVFFCFWKNKRLVSVGAHVGFNQYVILLEGEPQLPSKILKNICNEADKLIKVGQKNQPKNLIQLLQNSSNFNGVGRFDSSQVPSLHSQEPPNCWSMPVVTLAAISVALTNIAYENAPKLLVCIREGLSIVKLIEETLDRNGELESIINAAHVIWDEVDLYRKWNGNDLKSTRERGAMQKETLQNLSKIAEKNVRDFMAQTRDILMQNPLNWPARVIAANSTYRITQTILLGMGDGELQDDGDLCESISITISNILAVCLTNLVQVITLKCHREDITEREESVRRAAILLGESKEILEILQQRELPSLDVEKAAKIDEWRASMALDI; encoded by the coding sequence ATGGCTGAGACTAGCAGCCCCCAGTTTGTTCTGGCGAGGTCTGCCATTTCATCTACATCTGGACTCTTGTGTCTTCTCACAGCTCTAGTTTTGGCAATAATTTTGTATGCATACTTTTATAGGGCCAGTACATTTACTATTAGGCTTGAGAATATGAGTACTACAAACTATAAATGGTCCGTCATCTTGATTTTAAGCATTCAGTTGATTGGAGTGGCAATAGGAACTATTGCTCCTCTATTGAGATGGTTTACTGCTTCGCGGTTCAAGATTGCTGAGATGGAGAGAAAGAGCTTTAGAGATGAACTCAAGGTTCAAAACTACTGGACTTGGAGGCTGGTGCAGTGGAGGGACAGATCACTTACTAATTTTCAAGTTCAAAACCGCGTTTGCAAGAAGCTACTTCGTGATGCTCTAAGATTTGTTCTGAGTTTCTGCATTGGGGTTCAGATTCTCTTTGTTTCAGCTGCCAAACTAGTTCTATTCCTCTCTGCTAAATTTGTTGGTGcagttttcttttgtttctggAAGAACAAAAGACTGGTTTCAGTGGGAGCACATGTTGGTTTTAACCAATATGTTATTCTACTTGAAGGTGAGCCACAATTGCCTTCTAAAATCCTCAAGAACATCTGCAACGAGGCGGATAAGCTGATAAAAGTAGGCCAAAAAAATCAGCCCAAGAATCTGATCCAACTTCTACAGAATTCTTCAAACTTCAATGGTGTAGGACGATTTGACAGCAGCCAAGTTCCAAGCTTACATTCTCAAGAACCTCCAAACTGCTGGTCTATGCCCGTGGTGACTTTGGCAGCCATTTCAGTTGCTCTTACAAACATAGCTTATGAGAATGCTCCCAAGTTATTGGTTTGTATTCGTGAGGGCTTGTCCATCGTCAAGCTTATCGAGGAAACTCTCGACAGAAATGGAGAGTTAGAAAGCATCATAAATGCAGCACATGTGATTTGGGATGAAGTTGACTTGTACAGAAAATGGAATGGCAATGATTTGAAGAGcacgagagagagaggcgcAATGCAGAAGGAAACACTTCAGAACCTTTCAAAGATTGCAGAGAAGAATGTGAGAGATTTTATGGCTCAAACGAGAGATATTCTAATGCAGAATCCTCTAAATTGGCCTGCTAGAGTTATAGCTGCTAACTCAACGTACAGGATTACTCAGACGATCTTGCTAGGAATGGGAGATGGCGAGCTTCAAGATGATGGCGATCTATGTGAGAGTATATCCATCACCATCTCGAATATTCTAGCAGTGTGCCTCACCAATCTAGTGCAAGTCATAACGTTGAAGTGTCACAGAGAGGACATCACAGAAAGGGAAGAAAGTGTGAGGCGAGCAGCGATTCTTCTTGGTGAAAGCAAGGAGATTCTTGAAATTCTGCAGCAGCGTGAGCTTCCGAGTTTGGATGTGGAGAAAGCTGCTAAGATTGACGAGTGGAGGGCATCCATGGCACTGGATATAtag